One Glycine max cultivar Williams 82 chromosome 3, Glycine_max_v4.0, whole genome shotgun sequence DNA window includes the following coding sequences:
- the LOC102659735 gene encoding uncharacterized protein isoform X2 — MRKSTRLSAIGLSKPPEGPEPPKPFSTRFSLRSYAKRVQLLTPEQRSVVLRTGFGNLLLVPNHTLNKVFLTELMDAWSCERRAFVLRSGEEIPMTLLDAALILGLPVAGNPVNLTEEEPFSELEESYGATETKRKVAMSFLENRLDSIGEDVSEDFVRSFLLYTIGTFLASNDGKVDSRFLRFLEDLDEVSGFAWGGVVVDDLCQWLDKRKENNVQYVGGCLIFLQTWSYEHFDVAARPQVQDHDLTFPRVCRWDNTKPKRGTSWFKDLDDDQVIWKLQPTSGELQIEVIKEALELLGGNKELQSPESSSTSSTSSVPDVDSGLQLSINKEVHGVDEDDLENQVVEDTPTKSSTCDEEYREQINPENLIVLDTPPDLTICDKVGRGQGMNLENLAVVVEDTPTATSIAEEVSGDEEVNSEKLIVEDTPPDSICDKVCREQEMNLENLEVLVEDTPTADKVGGDQEFNGEKLIVEDTPPVLSFYDDDIRKKNVMLEVKNTELKMKIDQVMEENELLRTQILSNTRFEEQNAELKKELDLLREENRILRLSISDFADRIDRHVLDFESNATE; from the exons ATGAGAAAATCCACCAGACTCTCCGCCATCGGTCTCTCAAAGCCTCCGGAAGGACCAGAAccg ccgAAGCCTTTTAGCACTCGATTTTCGCTGCGGTCGTACGCGAAGCGCGTGCAGCTGCTCACACCGGAGCAGAGATCGGTGGTTTTGAGAACGGGCTTCGGGAACCTTCTCCTCGTTCCGAACCACACGCTGAACAAGGTGTTCCTCACGGAGCTCATGGACGCGTGGAGCTGCGAGCGCCGCGCGTTCGTGCTACGCTCCGGCGAAGAAATTCCGATGACTCTTCTCGACGCCGCTCTTATACTGGGCCTGCCGGTTGCCGGTAACCCCGTGAATCTCACCGAAGAGGAACCGTTCTCTGAATTGGAAGAATCTTACGGAGCAACGGAAACAAAAAGGAAGGTGGCGATGAGTTTTCTGGAAAATAGGTTAGATTCGATAGGGGAAGATGTGAGTGAGGATTTTGTGAGGAGCTTCTTGCTCTACACAATTGGGACGTTTCTCGCTTCGAACGATGGGAAGGTGGATTCGCGGTTCTTGCGGTTTCTTGAGGATTTGGATGAGGTTTCAGGGTTTGCTTGGGGaggtgttgttgttgatgatttGTGTCAGTGGCTGGATAAGAGGAAAGAGAATAATGTGCAGTATGTTGGAGGTTGTCTTATTTTTCTCCAA ACATGGTCCTATGAACATTTTGATGTAGCAGCGCGACCACAAGTGCAAGATCATGATTTGACCTTTCCTCGTGTGTGTCGATGGGATAATACTAAACCTAAGCGGGGTACTTCATGGTTTAAAGACCTGGATGATGACCAG GTGATTTGGAAACTCCAACCTACTTCTGGAGAGTTACAAATAGAGGTAATCAAAGAAGCACTGGAGTTGCTAGGTGGCAACAAAGAGCTTCAAAGTCCAGAAAGCAGTTCAACAAGCTCAACATCTAGt GTTCCTGATGTAGATTCAGGGTTACAGcttagtatcaacaaagaaGTACATGGAGTGGACGAGGATGATTTGGAGAATCAGGTAGTGGAGGACACTCCCACAAAGTCGAGCACTTGTGATGAAGAATATAGAGAGCAAATCAATCCTGAAAATCTGATAGTGTTGGACACTCCCCCAGATTTAACCATTTGTGACAAAGTAGGTAGGGGGCAAGGAATGAATCTTGAAAACCTGGCAGTGGTTGTTGAGGATACCCCTACAGCTACCAGTATTGCTGAGGAAGTAAGTGGAGATGAAGAGGTCAACAGTGAAAAACTCATAGTGGAGGATACTCCCCCGGATTCCATTTGTGACAAAGTATGtagagagcaagaaatgaatcttGAAAACCTGGAAGTGCTAGTTGAGGATACCCCCACTGCTGACAAAGTAGGTGGAGATCAGGAGTTCAATGGTGAAAAACTCATAGTGGAGGATACTCCCCCTGTGCTGAGTTTTTATGAT GATGATATAAGAAAGAAGAATGTCATGTTAGAAGTGAAAAACACTGAATTGAAGATGAAAATAGACCAAGTAATGGAGGAAAATGAACTTCTCCGTACACAGATTTTATCAAATACCCGATTTGAAGAGCAGAACGCTGAGTTGAAGAAAGAGCTGGACTTGTTGAGAGAAGAAAACAGAATTTTAAGACTGTCAATAAGTGATTTTGCAGATCGGATTGATAGACATGTTTTGGATTTCGAATCTAATGCAACTGAGTAA
- the LOC102659735 gene encoding uncharacterized protein isoform X1: protein MRKSTRLSAIGLSKPPEGPEPPKPFSTRFSLRSYAKRVQLLTPEQRSVVLRTGFGNLLLVPNHTLNKVFLTELMDAWSCERRAFVLRSGEEIPMTLLDAALILGLPVAGNPVNLTEEEPFSELEESYGATETKRKVAMSFLENRLDSIGEDVSEDFVRSFLLYTIGTFLASNDGKVDSRFLRFLEDLDEVSGFAWGGVVVDDLCQWLDKRKENNVQYVGGCLIFLQTWSYEHFDVAARPQVQDHDLTFPRVCRWDNTKPKRGTSWFKDLDDDQVIWKLQPTSGELQIEVIKEALELLGGNKELQSPESSSTSSTSSVPDVDSGLQLSINKEVHGVDEDDLENQVVEDTPTKSSTCDEEYREQINPENLIVLDTPPDLTICDKVGRGQGMNLENLAVVVEDTPTATSIAEEVSGDEEVNSEKLIVEDTPPDSICDKVCREQEMNLENLEVLVEDTPTADKVGGDQEFNGEKLIVEDTPPVLSFYDQDDIRKKNVMLEVKNTELKMKIDQVMEENELLRTQILSNTRFEEQNAELKKELDLLREENRILRLSISDFADRIDRHVLDFESNATE, encoded by the exons ATGAGAAAATCCACCAGACTCTCCGCCATCGGTCTCTCAAAGCCTCCGGAAGGACCAGAAccg ccgAAGCCTTTTAGCACTCGATTTTCGCTGCGGTCGTACGCGAAGCGCGTGCAGCTGCTCACACCGGAGCAGAGATCGGTGGTTTTGAGAACGGGCTTCGGGAACCTTCTCCTCGTTCCGAACCACACGCTGAACAAGGTGTTCCTCACGGAGCTCATGGACGCGTGGAGCTGCGAGCGCCGCGCGTTCGTGCTACGCTCCGGCGAAGAAATTCCGATGACTCTTCTCGACGCCGCTCTTATACTGGGCCTGCCGGTTGCCGGTAACCCCGTGAATCTCACCGAAGAGGAACCGTTCTCTGAATTGGAAGAATCTTACGGAGCAACGGAAACAAAAAGGAAGGTGGCGATGAGTTTTCTGGAAAATAGGTTAGATTCGATAGGGGAAGATGTGAGTGAGGATTTTGTGAGGAGCTTCTTGCTCTACACAATTGGGACGTTTCTCGCTTCGAACGATGGGAAGGTGGATTCGCGGTTCTTGCGGTTTCTTGAGGATTTGGATGAGGTTTCAGGGTTTGCTTGGGGaggtgttgttgttgatgatttGTGTCAGTGGCTGGATAAGAGGAAAGAGAATAATGTGCAGTATGTTGGAGGTTGTCTTATTTTTCTCCAA ACATGGTCCTATGAACATTTTGATGTAGCAGCGCGACCACAAGTGCAAGATCATGATTTGACCTTTCCTCGTGTGTGTCGATGGGATAATACTAAACCTAAGCGGGGTACTTCATGGTTTAAAGACCTGGATGATGACCAG GTGATTTGGAAACTCCAACCTACTTCTGGAGAGTTACAAATAGAGGTAATCAAAGAAGCACTGGAGTTGCTAGGTGGCAACAAAGAGCTTCAAAGTCCAGAAAGCAGTTCAACAAGCTCAACATCTAGt GTTCCTGATGTAGATTCAGGGTTACAGcttagtatcaacaaagaaGTACATGGAGTGGACGAGGATGATTTGGAGAATCAGGTAGTGGAGGACACTCCCACAAAGTCGAGCACTTGTGATGAAGAATATAGAGAGCAAATCAATCCTGAAAATCTGATAGTGTTGGACACTCCCCCAGATTTAACCATTTGTGACAAAGTAGGTAGGGGGCAAGGAATGAATCTTGAAAACCTGGCAGTGGTTGTTGAGGATACCCCTACAGCTACCAGTATTGCTGAGGAAGTAAGTGGAGATGAAGAGGTCAACAGTGAAAAACTCATAGTGGAGGATACTCCCCCGGATTCCATTTGTGACAAAGTATGtagagagcaagaaatgaatcttGAAAACCTGGAAGTGCTAGTTGAGGATACCCCCACTGCTGACAAAGTAGGTGGAGATCAGGAGTTCAATGGTGAAAAACTCATAGTGGAGGATACTCCCCCTGTGCTGAGTTTTTATGAT CAGGATGATATAAGAAAGAAGAATGTCATGTTAGAAGTGAAAAACACTGAATTGAAGATGAAAATAGACCAAGTAATGGAGGAAAATGAACTTCTCCGTACACAGATTTTATCAAATACCCGATTTGAAGAGCAGAACGCTGAGTTGAAGAAAGAGCTGGACTTGTTGAGAGAAGAAAACAGAATTTTAAGACTGTCAATAAGTGATTTTGCAGATCGGATTGATAGACATGTTTTGGATTTCGAATCTAATGCAACTGAGTAA
- the LOC100793733 gene encoding non-specific lipid-transfer protein 1 — MVFVMASLQTRVFLMALLCLLALGATIIPMAQGEVSCGQVVSNLTPCISYVLYGGATVPAQCCNGIRNLYGMAQTKPDRQAVCNCIKNAVRNSGFTYSHFNLNLAANLPKNCGVNIPYQISPDTDCTRVQ; from the exons ATGGTTTTTGTCATGGCTAGTTTGCAAACTAGGGTTTTCTTGATGGCCCTTCTGTGCCTGCTGGCTCTTGGTGCAACCATTATTCCAATGGCACAAGGGGAAGTGTCATGTGGCCAAGTTGTGAGTAACCTGACCCCATGCATCTCCTATGTGCTATATGGTGGAGCCACGGTTCCTGCACAGTGCTGCAATGGGATCAGGAACCTCTATGGCATGGCTCAGACCAAACCAGATCGCCAAGCTGTTTGCAACTGCATCAAGAACGCTGTTAGGAACAGTGGCTTCACCTACTCTCACTTCAATCTCAACCTTGCTGCTAACCTTCCCAAGAACTGTGGGGTTAACATTCCCTACCAGATCAGCCCCGACACAGACTGCACCAG GGTGCAGTGA